In Candidatus Methylomirabilota bacterium, the following are encoded in one genomic region:
- a CDS encoding TRAP transporter substrate-binding protein, producing the protein MRSRFLSALLVTPFLVVLAGWTPVGAQTRELVMGNVNPPKHGTAQAAQQFADKVAELTGGKVKIIHHHSGALGGEREVAQQIQLGTVDFGPITTAPLSTLVPEMSVFQLPYIFRDYQHVYAALDGNDVIRKYYEPVLDRKGFKLVGFIAAGYRGIYGHYPINSIADVKGKKIRVQEDKILVATFKALGMISTPIAFPEVATALQTKVIDFAEGGINTFYHNKFYDIVKHVADVRHTHQAVALIMSKASWGKQDAATQKAIMEAARHAEQWNRKFILDEDKGIQEQVRAKGVSITKPDATPFREATRSVYEEFYATPAGKDARKIVDHILSIK; encoded by the coding sequence ATGCGATCGAGGTTCCTGAGCGCGCTGCTGGTGACGCCGTTCCTGGTGGTCTTGGCGGGGTGGACGCCCGTCGGCGCGCAGACCCGCGAGCTCGTGATGGGCAACGTCAACCCACCCAAGCACGGGACCGCCCAGGCGGCCCAGCAGTTCGCCGACAAGGTGGCCGAGCTGACCGGCGGCAAGGTCAAGATCATTCACCACCACTCGGGGGCGCTGGGGGGCGAACGGGAGGTGGCCCAGCAGATCCAGCTCGGCACCGTCGACTTCGGCCCCATCACCACGGCGCCGCTCTCCACGCTGGTGCCCGAGATGTCGGTCTTCCAGCTCCCCTACATCTTTCGGGACTACCAGCACGTCTACGCCGCGCTCGACGGAAACGACGTCATCCGCAAATACTACGAGCCCGTGCTGGACCGGAAGGGCTTCAAGCTGGTCGGGTTCATCGCCGCCGGCTACCGCGGCATCTACGGCCACTACCCGATCAATTCCATCGCCGACGTGAAGGGCAAGAAGATCCGCGTGCAGGAGGACAAAATTTTAGTGGCGACGTTCAAAGCGCTGGGGATGATCTCCACGCCCATCGCCTTCCCCGAGGTGGCCACCGCGCTTCAGACCAAGGTCATCGACTTCGCCGAGGGCGGGATCAACACCTTCTACCACAACAAGTTCTACGACATCGTCAAGCACGTCGCGGATGTGCGCCACACCCACCAGGCCGTCGCCCTGATCATGTCCAAGGCCTCATGGGGCAAGCAGGACGCGGCCACCCAGAAGGCGATCATGGAGGCGGCCAGGCACGCCGAGCAGTGGAACCGGAAGTTCATCCTCGACGAGGACAAGGGGATCCAGGAGCAGGTCCGGGCCAAGGGCGTGTCGATCACCAAGCCCGACGCGACGCCGTTCCGCGAGGCGACGCGGAGCGTCTACGAGGAGTTCTACGCGACGCCGGCTGGCAAAGACGCGCGGAAGATCGTGGATCACATCCTCAGCATCAAGTAG
- a CDS encoding N-acyl homoserine lactonase family protein: MGVQALYALQNGFMGAPRSLLFYGDFSAERAQIPVACYLVRATDGTILFDTGLSPRAVPGLLRNDPLARFTNEDLLVHRLDVLGLEADDIDVVVLSHLHYDHAGGTELFARSELVVQKDEYAYAHYPAPFFASFYYRKNFDLPDRRWRLLDGDAELAPGVTVLRTEGHTPGHQSLLVELPESGPIILTGDACYWQEHLDAERVPGVVWNPTLALHAIKRLKTLARLTGARVFPGHDPEFWRTVKQSPDPYR, translated from the coding sequence ATGGGAGTCCAGGCCCTGTACGCCCTGCAGAACGGGTTCATGGGCGCCCCCCGCTCGCTGCTGTTTTACGGCGACTTTTCCGCCGAGCGCGCCCAGATTCCCGTCGCCTGCTACCTGGTGCGCGCCACCGACGGCACCATCCTCTTCGACACCGGCCTGTCGCCACGCGCCGTCCCCGGACTGCTCCGTAACGACCCGCTGGCGCGCTTCACGAACGAGGACCTGCTGGTCCACCGCCTGGACGTGCTGGGTCTGGAGGCCGACGACATCGACGTCGTGGTGCTCTCCCATCTGCACTATGATCATGCGGGCGGCACCGAGCTCTTTGCCCGGTCCGAGCTGGTCGTCCAGAAGGACGAGTACGCGTACGCGCATTACCCGGCGCCGTTCTTCGCGTCCTTCTATTACCGCAAGAACTTCGACCTGCCCGACCGCCGCTGGCGCCTGCTCGACGGCGACGCCGAGCTGGCGCCGGGCGTGACGGTGTTGCGCACCGAGGGCCACACCCCCGGCCACCAGTCGCTGCTGGTGGAGCTGCCGGAGAGCGGGCCCATCATCCTGACGGGCGACGCCTGTTACTGGCAGGAGCACCTGGACGCCGAGCGCGTGCCCGGCGTCGTCTGGAACCCGACGCTGGCGCTCCACGCCATCAAGCGGCTCAAGACGCTGGCGCGCCTGACCGGCGCCCGCGTCTTCCCGGGGCACGACCCCGAGTTCTGGCGAACCGTGAAGCAGTCCCCTGACCCGTACCGCTGA
- a CDS encoding response regulator — MSLPRGKQKVLVVDDAGEVVVLCVNMLQSLGYAVKGANRGDAALDLVRKEPFDLVIVDYKMPEMNGFQVFEQSRAIRPDTAFMLLTGHGSSDVVEDATEMGFNAILLKPFTRDQLRTAVGQALQGRT; from the coding sequence ATGAGCCTTCCCAGGGGCAAGCAAAAAGTTCTCGTCGTAGATGACGCGGGCGAGGTGGTGGTGCTCTGCGTGAACATGCTCCAGTCCCTGGGATACGCCGTCAAGGGCGCCAACCGTGGTGACGCGGCGCTCGACCTCGTTCGCAAGGAACCCTTCGACCTCGTGATCGTGGACTACAAGATGCCGGAGATGAATGGCTTCCAGGTCTTCGAACAATCCCGGGCGATCCGCCCCGACACGGCGTTCATGCTGCTCACGGGGCACGGATCCTCGGACGTGGTGGAGGACGCGACGGAGATGGGGTTCAACGCGATTCTGCTGAAGCCGTTCACGCGCGACCAGTTGCGCACCGCCGTCGGGCAGGCCCTTCAGGGCCGGACCTAG
- a CDS encoding TRAP transporter small permease: MPAPDRPFGRWGTRLYDGLGLLGGALLAVMTAAVFVQVALRYVGRSAFDGIDEIPRYLFVWLVMIGAAAAMHRGEHTMLEYFRDRLSPRGQALTNAITQAAGILLFLSLIKTSFVLVPNSNLQSSAGLSLSLGYVYAAVPVGAALIILPMAWRLVAAVRELWPRRS, translated from the coding sequence GTGCCCGCTCCCGATCGGCCTTTCGGCCGCTGGGGCACCCGGCTCTACGACGGGCTCGGCCTGCTCGGAGGCGCCCTCCTCGCCGTGATGACGGCCGCCGTCTTCGTCCAGGTGGCGCTCCGCTACGTCGGCCGCAGCGCGTTCGACGGCATCGACGAGATTCCCCGCTACCTGTTCGTCTGGCTCGTGATGATCGGCGCCGCCGCCGCCATGCACCGCGGCGAGCACACGATGCTCGAGTACTTCCGCGACCGTCTGTCGCCCCGGGGGCAGGCCCTCACGAACGCGATCACCCAGGCCGCGGGCATCCTGCTGTTCCTCTCGCTCATCAAGACGAGCTTCGTGCTCGTCCCGAACTCGAATCTCCAGTCGAGCGCCGGCCTGAGCCTCTCGCTCGGCTATGTGTACGCGGCCGTGCCCGTCGGCGCGGCGCTCATCATCCTGCCCATGGCGTGGCGCCTGGTCGCCGCGGTGCGTGAGCTGTGGCCGAGACGCTCCTGA
- a CDS encoding DUF1318 domain-containing protein → MTRANVHLPAAPLWLPALPLLVAGCFAVTINVTFPQEKIESAASGIEDLVRMPAPSAPAPAAPKRDGSAPVPNPPAAARFAWRGPAVAEAQTPELKTRTPEVMAVVEWRRARYPELAAALAKGCLGENSQGLVEVRPGSGCPPNLGALVSAENRDRMFLYRTLVEQNNMPAGDLPRVQAAFAKANRERAPAGAWVQDDSGQWSRK, encoded by the coding sequence ATGACGCGCGCGAACGTACACCTGCCGGCCGCTCCCCTCTGGCTCCCGGCGCTGCCGCTGCTGGTCGCCGGCTGCTTTGCGGTGACGATCAACGTGACGTTCCCGCAGGAGAAGATCGAAAGTGCCGCCTCGGGCATCGAGGATCTGGTGCGAATGCCCGCGCCTTCGGCCCCGGCGCCGGCGGCTCCGAAGCGCGACGGCTCCGCTCCCGTGCCCAACCCGCCCGCCGCCGCTCGGTTCGCCTGGAGGGGGCCGGCGGTCGCGGAGGCCCAGACGCCGGAGCTCAAGACACGCACGCCCGAGGTGATGGCGGTCGTCGAGTGGCGCCGCGCCCGCTACCCGGAGCTGGCGGCGGCGCTGGCGAAAGGGTGTCTGGGCGAGAACAGCCAGGGGCTCGTCGAGGTCCGGCCGGGCAGCGGCTGCCCGCCGAACCTCGGCGCGCTGGTCTCCGCTGAAAACCGGGACCGGATGTTCCTCTACCGCACCCTGGTCGAGCAGAACAACATGCCCGCCGGCGATCTGCCGCGGGTTCAGGCCGCGTTCGCCAAGGCCAACCGGGAACGCGCCCCCGCCGGGGCCTGGGTGCAGGACGACTCCGGCCAGTGGTCGCGCAAGTGA
- a CDS encoding acyl-CoA dehydrogenase family protein produces MDFVLTEQQELIRKDVATLARSFPPDYWLEKDRKAEYPWEFVKAFAAGGWLGIIIPEAYGGSGLGVTEASILLHEICAAGAGTSGASPIHFYVFPPMPLVKHGSEALKRRHLPRIATGEIVMSFGVTEPNAGTDTSRIETRAERRGDGFVVHGRKVWNTNARQATHMLLLARTAPRDPARPFAGMTLFFAEFDRSKITVREIEKMGRAAVDSNELFIEGLEIPADNVVGEIGRGFYHLLDSLNPERILTAIEAVGIGRAALERAVQYAKERVVFGRPIGQNQAVAHPLALAWAKLETAELMTMKAAWLFDHGRPCGAEANSAKLVAAEAGFEACDAAVQTHGGYGYAKEFHVERLWREIRLYKIAPISQEMVLNYLSEHVLGLPRSY; encoded by the coding sequence ATGGACTTCGTACTGACCGAGCAACAGGAGCTGATCCGCAAGGACGTGGCCACGCTGGCGCGCTCCTTCCCGCCGGACTACTGGCTGGAGAAGGACCGGAAGGCGGAGTACCCGTGGGAGTTCGTCAAGGCCTTCGCCGCCGGCGGCTGGCTGGGGATCATCATTCCCGAGGCCTACGGCGGCTCGGGGCTCGGGGTGACGGAGGCGTCCATCCTCCTGCACGAGATCTGCGCCGCCGGCGCCGGCACCAGCGGCGCCTCGCCCATCCACTTCTACGTCTTCCCGCCGATGCCGCTCGTCAAGCACGGCAGCGAGGCGCTCAAGCGGCGGCATCTGCCGCGCATCGCGACCGGCGAGATCGTCATGTCTTTCGGTGTCACCGAGCCCAACGCGGGGACGGACACGTCGCGGATCGAGACGCGGGCCGAGCGCCGCGGCGACGGCTTCGTCGTCCATGGACGCAAGGTGTGGAACACCAACGCGCGGCAGGCCACCCACATGCTCCTGCTGGCCCGCACCGCGCCCCGCGATCCCGCCCGGCCGTTCGCGGGCATGACGCTCTTCTTCGCCGAGTTCGACCGCTCGAAGATCACGGTGCGCGAGATCGAAAAGATGGGGCGCGCCGCGGTGGACTCCAACGAGCTCTTCATCGAGGGCCTCGAGATTCCCGCCGATAACGTGGTCGGCGAGATCGGCCGCGGCTTCTACCACCTGCTGGACTCGCTGAACCCCGAGCGCATCCTGACCGCGATCGAGGCCGTCGGCATCGGGCGGGCCGCGCTGGAGCGCGCCGTCCAGTACGCCAAGGAGCGCGTCGTCTTCGGGCGACCGATCGGTCAGAACCAGGCGGTCGCTCACCCGCTGGCGCTGGCGTGGGCGAAGCTGGAGACCGCCGAGCTGATGACCATGAAGGCCGCGTGGCTCTTCGATCACGGCCGCCCCTGCGGCGCCGAAGCCAACTCGGCCAAGCTGGTGGCGGCCGAGGCGGGCTTCGAGGCGTGCGACGCCGCGGTCCAAACGCACGGCGGCTACGGTTACGCCAAGGAGTTCCACGTCGAGCGTCTGTGGCGCGAGATCCGTCTCTACAAGATCGCGCCCATCTCTCAGGAGATGGTGCTGAACTACCTCAGCGAGCACGTGCTGGGGCTGCCGCGCAGCTACTAG